A genome region from Nicotiana tabacum cultivar K326 chromosome 13, ASM71507v2, whole genome shotgun sequence includes the following:
- the LOC107778287 gene encoding WD repeat-containing protein RUP2 yields MTDISSRQEAIAEIQVAEGEEKLGSELQETEREEEEEKARCEWDFHLSTFISNSCNNSINGSACDTLGVLEFDPSGNFLASGGIARKIRIYNVNSLLQEEREGGRLVSLDHGNACNFYMCTPAKLSSLKWKPGWGSRVLGSGDYDGVVMEYDLEKKMPVFERDEHGGRRVWSIDYCHSDPVLGASGSDDGTMQMWDPRCVDDGKCLAKVQPSKQCNPVCCVEFNPFKGPIVAVGCADRRVYAYDIRKMTDPLFVLDGHQKAVTYIRFLDERTIVSSSVDGCLKMWDGENQHVIRTYKGHDNSRRFVGLSVWRPGGLICCGSESNQVYVYDKRWGEPIWVYGREPTGLTGFDHGFVSSVCWQQKEENQCTLVAGDSDGVLRVFSGKRR; encoded by the coding sequence ATGACAGATATCTCATCAAGACAAGAAGCAATAGCAGAAATACAAGTAGCAGAAGGAGAAGAGAAATTAGGATCAGAATTACAAGAAacagaaagagaagaagaagaagaaaaagcaagATGTGAATGGGATTTTCATCTTTCTACTTTCATTTCTAATTCTTGCAACAATAGCATTAATGGATCTGCTTGTGACACACTTGGTGTTTTAGAATTTGACCCTTCTGGTAATTTCTTAGCTTCTGGTGGAATAGCTAGGAAAATTAGAATTTACAACGTAAATTCTTTGTTACAAGAAGAGAGAGAAGGTGGAAGGCTTGTTTCTTTGGATCATGGCAATGCATGTAACTTTTACATGTGTACTCCGGCAAAGCTAAGTAGTTTAAAGTGGAAACCCGGATGGGGGAGTCGGGTTTTAGGGTCGGGTGATTATGATGGAGTTGTCATGGAATATGACTTAGAGAAGAAAATGCCCGTTTTCGAACGAGATGAGCATGGTGGTAGACGGGTTTGGAGCATTGACTATTGCCATTCGGATCCGGTTTTGGGTGCATCCGGGTCGGACGACGGAACCATGCAAATGTGGGACCCCCGTTGCGTGGACGACGGTAAGTGCTTGGCTAAGGTACAACCTAGCAAGCAATGTAATCCGGTATGTTGCGTGGAATTTAATCCGTTTAAAGGACCAATCGTGGCCGTTGGATGCGCTGACCGGAGGGTCTACGCTTACGATATTAGGAAAATGACGGACCCACTTTTCGTCCTGGACGGACATCAAAAAGCGGTTACTTACATTCGGTTTCTTGATGAACGTACCATTGTGTCTTCGAGCGTAGACGGGTGTTTAAAAATGTGGGATGGGGAGAATCAACATGTTATTCGTACCTATAAGGGGCACGATAATAGTAGGAGGTTCGTCGGGTTATCGGTATGGAGACCCGGTGGATTAATTTGTTGTGGCTCAGAGAGTAACCAAGTCTATGTGTATGATAAAAGATGGGGTGAGCCAATATGGGTCTATGGGCGTGAACCCACGGGTCTAACCGGGTTCGACCATGGGTTCGTTAGTAGTGTATGCTGGCAGCAAAAGGAAGAAAATCAATGCACACTCGTGGCCGGGGACTCAGATGGAGTTTTGCGAGTTTTTAGTGGTAAAAGAAGATAG